Proteins found in one Mesorhizobium sp. CAU 1732 genomic segment:
- the rsmH gene encoding 16S rRNA (cytosine(1402)-N(4))-methyltransferase RsmH → MMAGHGEDDIAGGGLVRHIPVMLDEVLAALEPAAGQTIIDGTFGAGGYTSAILAAGADVIAIDRDPDAIETGRSLEAESGGRLRLVHGRFSELDTAAEELVDGVVLDIGVSSMQLDEAERGFSFRSDGPLDMRMAQTGPTAADVVNTFKTNDLTRILGILGEERHASRVARMIEKRRSVRPFERTSDLASAIEGVLGRNPKDKINPATRSFQGLRIFVNDELGELARALFAAERALKPGGRLVVVTFHSLEDRIVKKFITDRSSQATGSRHLPALEERVATFTKAGGIVAASDAEAERNPRARSAKLRAAIRTDAPARAENPSLFGLPSLPLVASAGER, encoded by the coding sequence ATGATGGCGGGCCACGGCGAGGACGATATCGCCGGTGGCGGACTGGTCCGCCACATTCCGGTCATGCTGGACGAGGTTCTCGCGGCCCTCGAGCCCGCTGCCGGCCAGACGATCATCGACGGCACGTTCGGTGCGGGCGGCTATACGAGCGCCATACTCGCGGCCGGAGCGGATGTGATCGCAATCGACCGCGATCCCGATGCGATCGAGACCGGGCGCAGCCTCGAAGCAGAGTCCGGAGGCAGGCTGCGGCTGGTGCATGGCCGGTTCTCCGAACTGGATACGGCTGCCGAAGAATTGGTGGACGGCGTGGTTCTCGACATCGGCGTCTCGTCTATGCAGCTCGACGAGGCCGAGCGCGGCTTCTCGTTCCGCAGCGACGGGCCGCTCGATATGCGCATGGCGCAGACGGGGCCGACCGCTGCCGACGTCGTAAACACGTTCAAAACCAACGATTTGACGCGCATTCTCGGTATTCTGGGCGAGGAGCGTCACGCCAGTCGCGTCGCGCGGATGATCGAAAAGCGTCGCTCGGTGCGCCCGTTCGAACGGACGAGCGATCTGGCCTCGGCGATCGAAGGCGTTCTCGGCCGCAACCCGAAGGACAAGATCAATCCCGCGACGCGGTCGTTTCAGGGTCTGCGCATCTTCGTCAATGACGAGCTGGGCGAGCTTGCGCGGGCGCTCTTCGCGGCGGAGCGGGCTTTGAAGCCGGGCGGGCGGCTGGTGGTCGTCACGTTCCATTCGCTGGAAGACCGGATCGTCAAGAAGTTCATCACGGACCGCTCCAGCCAGGCAACGGGCTCGCGCCATCTGCCGGCACTCGAAGAGCGCGTCGCGACCTTCACGAAGGCTGGCGGCATCGTTGCGGCGAGTGACGCCGAAGCGGAACGAAATCCACGGGCGCGCTCGGCCAAGCTGCGCGCGGCGATCCGCACCGACGCACCCGCGCGTGCGGAAAATCCATCTTTGTTCGGGCTGCCTTCGCTGCCGCTCGTCGCTTCTGCCGGGGAAAGGTGA
- the mraZ gene encoding division/cell wall cluster transcriptional repressor MraZ: MDRFLSSAVNRIDAKGRVSVPAHFRSVVQKRGYQELYALKALDRPALDVGGLDLLDRYEQRIAMEDPFLQAADDMSYFVHGDSDFLKLDQDGRITVTDFIREHTGIAGEVAFVGRGTFFQMWEPARLAVYGAQVRERLLKKRQAVSDGGAE, translated from the coding sequence ATGGACCGGTTTCTCTCCAGCGCGGTGAACAGGATAGACGCCAAGGGTCGCGTCTCCGTTCCGGCGCATTTCCGGTCGGTGGTTCAGAAGCGCGGCTATCAGGAGCTGTATGCGCTGAAGGCGCTCGATCGTCCCGCATTGGATGTCGGCGGCCTGGATTTGCTGGATCGCTACGAGCAGAGGATCGCGATGGAGGATCCGTTCCTTCAGGCTGCGGACGACATGTCCTATTTCGTGCACGGGGACAGCGATTTTCTGAAACTCGACCAGGATGGCCGGATCACGGTGACGGATTTCATTCGCGAGCATACGGGCATCGCGGGCGAGGTGGCTTTTGTCGGTCGGGGGACCTTTTTCCAGATGTGGGAGCCGGCGCGATTGGCGGTTTACGGCGCGCAGGTGCGCGAGCGGCTGCTGAAGAAGCGGCAGGCGGTTTCGGACGGGGGCGCGGAATGA
- the mraY gene encoding phospho-N-acetylmuramoyl-pentapeptide-transferase — protein sequence MLLLLVGLADQVSAFNVFRYITFRTGGALITSALIVFMFGPAIINSLRIRQGRGQPIRADGPQTHFKKAGTPTMGGLMMLSGILGSTLLWGNLSSTYVWVVMMVTLGFGAIGFYDDYLKVTKQSDLGFSGKMRLLLEFMIAGVAAYLIMRAGQEPFSSSLTFPFVKDLIVNLGIFFIPFAAFVMVGAGNAVNMTDGLDGLAIVPVMVAAASFGVIAYLAGNAVFADYLQIHFTPGTGELSVVLGAVIGAGLGFLWFNAPPAAIFMGDTGSLALGGLIGAVAVAAKHEIVLAIIGGLFVVEIMSVIIQVTWFKLTGKRVFLMAPIHHHFEKLGWTESQVVIRFWIIAVILALIGLSTLKLR from the coding sequence ATGCTCTTGCTGCTCGTTGGACTCGCCGACCAGGTCTCGGCCTTCAACGTCTTTCGCTACATCACCTTCCGCACCGGAGGGGCGTTGATCACGTCTGCGCTGATCGTCTTCATGTTCGGACCGGCGATCATCAATTCGCTGCGCATCCGCCAGGGACGCGGCCAGCCGATCCGTGCCGATGGCCCGCAGACGCACTTCAAGAAGGCCGGTACGCCGACCATGGGCGGACTGATGATGCTCTCGGGCATCCTGGGTTCGACCCTGCTCTGGGGCAATCTGTCGAGCACCTATGTCTGGGTCGTGATGATGGTGACGCTCGGCTTCGGCGCGATCGGCTTCTATGACGACTATCTGAAGGTGACGAAGCAGTCGGATCTGGGCTTCTCGGGCAAGATGCGGTTGCTGCTCGAATTCATGATCGCCGGCGTTGCAGCCTATCTGATCATGCGGGCCGGGCAGGAGCCGTTTTCCTCCTCGCTGACCTTCCCCTTCGTGAAGGACCTGATCGTCAATCTCGGCATCTTCTTCATCCCGTTCGCGGCGTTCGTGATGGTGGGTGCCGGTAATGCGGTCAACATGACCGACGGGCTGGACGGGCTGGCGATCGTGCCGGTGATGGTCGCCGCCGCATCCTTCGGCGTCATCGCCTATCTCGCCGGTAACGCCGTCTTCGCCGACTATCTGCAGATCCATTTCACACCCGGCACGGGCGAACTCTCGGTGGTGCTCGGCGCGGTCATCGGGGCCGGTCTCGGCTTCCTGTGGTTCAATGCGCCGCCGGCGGCCATCTTCATGGGCGACACCGGATCGCTGGCGCTCGGCGGCCTGATCGGCGCGGTCGCAGTCGCGGCCAAGCACGAGATCGTGCTTGCGATCATCGGGGGACTGTTCGTCGTCGAGATCATGTCGGTGATCATCCAGGTCACCTGGTTCAAGCTGACGGGAAAGCGCGTCTTCCTGATGGCGCCGATCCATCATCATTTCGAGAAGCTCGGCTGGACGGAAAGCCAGGTCGTGATCCGGTTCTGGATCATCGCGGTCATCCTGGCGCTGATCGGCCTTTCGACGCTCAAGCTGAGATGA
- the murD gene encoding UDP-N-acetylmuramoyl-L-alanine--D-glutamate ligase, translating to MIKVSTFSGRSVGLFGLGGSGIATARALVEGGAIVTAWDDNPDSVERARGEGIPVSDLAQADWSAFSTFVLSPGVPLTHPKPHWTVDLARGAGVEIIGDIELFARERAAMAPDAPFIAVTGTNGKSTTTALIAHILAASGRDTQMGGNIGRAIMTLDPLAADRFYVVECSSYQIELAPSINPTAGILLNLTPDHLDRHGTMQRYAEVKERLVAGSETAIIGVDDASCAQIAERLERCGKEVIRISKRLPLTDGYYADGTDLMEAVHGQYSRIGFLEGVGSLRGQHNAQNALAAVAACLKVGLDLGEIQSGLESFPGLAHRMEQVGRRGKVLFINDSKATNADAAAPALSSFQRIYWIAGGLAKEGGIETLRSYFPRIAKAYLIGEAAPAFSATLGGSAPYEISGTLAAALSHAAADAAQDDGQEAVVMLSPACASFDQFRNFEVRGDAFREAVLALDGIEPIGGQR from the coding sequence ATGATCAAGGTCTCCACCTTCAGCGGACGCAGCGTCGGACTCTTCGGGCTCGGTGGTTCGGGGATCGCGACCGCGCGCGCCCTCGTCGAGGGTGGAGCGATCGTGACCGCGTGGGACGACAATCCCGACAGCGTCGAGCGCGCGCGGGGCGAAGGCATCCCGGTTTCCGATCTCGCGCAGGCGGATTGGTCTGCGTTCTCGACTTTCGTCCTGTCGCCGGGCGTCCCGCTGACGCATCCGAAGCCGCATTGGACCGTCGATCTCGCGAGAGGCGCCGGCGTGGAGATCATCGGCGACATCGAACTGTTCGCGCGCGAACGCGCAGCCATGGCGCCCGACGCGCCGTTCATCGCGGTGACCGGCACGAACGGCAAATCGACGACCACGGCGCTGATCGCTCACATTCTCGCTGCATCGGGCCGCGATACGCAGATGGGCGGCAATATCGGCCGCGCGATCATGACGCTCGATCCGCTCGCCGCCGATCGCTTTTATGTCGTGGAATGCTCGTCCTACCAGATCGAGCTTGCACCCTCGATCAATCCGACGGCGGGCATTCTTCTCAACCTGACGCCCGACCATCTCGACAGGCACGGCACCATGCAGCGCTATGCCGAGGTGAAGGAGCGGCTGGTGGCGGGCAGCGAGACCGCGATCATCGGCGTCGACGATGCCTCGTGCGCGCAAATCGCCGAGCGGCTGGAGCGCTGCGGCAAGGAGGTGATCCGCATCTCCAAACGCCTGCCGCTAACGGATGGCTACTACGCCGACGGCACCGACCTGATGGAAGCGGTTCACGGCCAGTACAGCCGGATCGGCTTCCTCGAAGGCGTGGGATCGCTGCGCGGCCAGCACAATGCGCAGAACGCGCTTGCGGCCGTCGCGGCCTGTTTGAAGGTCGGTCTCGACCTTGGCGAAATCCAGTCCGGGCTCGAGAGCTTTCCGGGCCTCGCGCACCGCATGGAGCAGGTCGGGCGGCGCGGCAAGGTGCTCTTCATCAACGATTCCAAGGCGACCAATGCGGATGCCGCGGCACCCGCGCTGTCGAGCTTCCAGCGGATCTACTGGATCGCGGGCGGCCTGGCGAAAGAGGGCGGCATCGAGACGCTTCGGAGCTATTTCCCGCGCATCGCGAAGGCTTACCTGATCGGCGAGGCGGCGCCTGCGTTTTCGGCGACGCTGGGCGGATCGGCACCGTATGAAATCTCGGGGACGCTCGCGGCCGCACTCAGCCATGCAGCGGCGGATGCCGCGCAGGATGACGGGCAGGAGGCGGTGGTGATGCTGTCGCCGGCCTGCGCCAGTTTCGACCAGTTCAGGAATTTCGAGGTCAGGGGCGACGCCTTTCGCGAGGCGGTCCTGGCGCTCGATGGCATCGAGCCAATCGGAGGGCAACGCTGA
- a CDS encoding UDP-N-acetylmuramoylalanyl-D-glutamyl-2,6-diaminopimelate--D-alanyl-D-alanine ligase — translation MNLLWRTEALVGAMSGRPVGNMPAGITGISIDTRTLQPGDAFFAIKGDLHDGHDFATAAIKAGAALLIVAEGKLPALGRINAPMIVVPDVLAALESTGIAARARARGKIIAVTGSAGKTTTKEALRRGLSAVGRVHASDKSFNNHWGVPLTLARLPEDCEFAIFEVGMNHPGEIRQLVKFVRPHIALVTLIAAAHLGHFRSMEEIARAKAEIFEGVERGGHALINRDDRQWKLLDRAARDAGIEHVWGFGEHARSTFRLVKCQLGGESSAITVKMAGQELALTIGAPGRHMVQNVLGVLGAAYLAGANVPEVAKALAGLEAEQGRGKRHILRHPAGGEFVLIDESYNANPASMRAALDLLRATPVQASGRRIAVLGDMLELGVHAPKLHASLAQPIVDSTADLVFLGGSEMEALAEALPKDIAVQHLAGHDEIKPMLLDAVRPGDVVMIKSSKSIGFSKLVDAMLRKFPAAAKAVRATEQIN, via the coding sequence ATGAACCTGCTGTGGAGAACCGAGGCACTTGTCGGCGCGATGAGCGGGCGGCCGGTCGGCAACATGCCGGCTGGCATCACCGGCATCTCGATCGATACCCGCACGCTTCAGCCCGGCGATGCTTTCTTCGCGATCAAGGGCGATCTGCATGACGGCCACGACTTCGCGACCGCCGCGATCAAGGCCGGCGCGGCGCTGCTGATCGTTGCGGAAGGCAAGTTGCCCGCGCTCGGCCGCATCAACGCACCGATGATCGTCGTGCCCGACGTGCTCGCCGCCCTCGAATCGACCGGCATTGCCGCGCGTGCCCGGGCCAGGGGCAAGATCATCGCCGTGACCGGCTCGGCCGGCAAGACGACGACCAAGGAGGCGTTGCGCCGCGGCCTGTCCGCCGTCGGCCGCGTGCATGCGTCCGACAAGTCGTTCAACAATCACTGGGGCGTGCCGCTGACGCTTGCGCGCCTGCCGGAGGATTGCGAGTTCGCGATCTTCGAAGTCGGCATGAACCATCCCGGCGAAATCCGGCAACTGGTCAAGTTCGTGCGCCCGCACATCGCGCTGGTGACGCTGATCGCGGCGGCGCATCTCGGCCATTTTCGCTCCATGGAAGAGATCGCGCGCGCCAAGGCTGAAATTTTCGAGGGCGTCGAGCGGGGCGGTCATGCGCTGATCAACCGCGACGATCGCCAATGGAAGCTCCTTGATCGCGCGGCGCGCGATGCCGGCATCGAGCATGTCTGGGGATTTGGCGAGCATGCGCGCTCGACCTTCCGCCTCGTGAAATGCCAGCTCGGCGGCGAGAGCTCCGCGATCACGGTCAAGATGGCCGGGCAAGAACTGGCGCTGACGATCGGTGCTCCCGGCCGGCACATGGTGCAGAACGTGCTCGGCGTGCTGGGCGCGGCCTATCTCGCCGGCGCGAACGTTCCAGAGGTCGCAAAGGCGCTCGCCGGGCTTGAAGCCGAGCAGGGGCGCGGCAAGCGTCACATTCTGCGCCATCCGGCCGGTGGCGAGTTCGTGCTGATCGACGAGAGTTACAACGCGAACCCGGCATCGATGCGGGCCGCGCTCGACCTGCTGCGCGCGACGCCTGTCCAGGCTTCCGGACGCCGCATCGCCGTTCTGGGCGACATGCTGGAACTGGGCGTGCACGCACCGAAGCTGCATGCCTCGCTGGCGCAGCCGATCGTGGATTCGACCGCCGACCTCGTTTTCCTGGGCGGTTCCGAGATGGAGGCACTCGCTGAGGCGCTTCCCAAAGACATTGCCGTCCAGCATCTGGCCGGCCATGACGAGATCAAACCCATGCTTTTGGACGCGGTTCGTCCGGGAGACGTGGTGATGATCAAATCGTCGAAGAGCATCGGCTTCTCGAAGCTCGTCGACGCCATGCTTCGTAAATTTCCCGCCGCGGCCAAGGCCGTGCGTGCAACCGAACAGATAAACTGA
- a CDS encoding penicillin-binding protein 2 — translation MIGRWRKKQEPDIGSERIVVEGVAKSTGGRARTRILMTMAVFFSIYGVIGGRLAYLGMQDLEQGGPMASRVTASRPDIVDRNGEVLATDINTASLFAEPRRIVDADEALEKLLTVLPDLNIEQTYNRLRSDAGFMWLRRQLSPRQQQAIMQLGIPGIGFRSEKRRFYPGGPTASHILGLVNVDNKGISGMEKYIDDQGLADLQASGLAVAKDLEPVRLSLDLRVQHILHDELTQAMERYHAIGAGAVVLDAKTGEVVAMASLPDYDPNNPFNAQEKDRLNRMSAGVYEMGSTFKGFTLAMALDAGTATLNSRFDASRPIQIARHTIRDFHGKGRVLTVPEVFIYSSNIGTARMAETVSVQDHRAFFEKIGLLTRLRTELPEVATPTEPREWKRIHQITISFGHGVATTPLQTAVSAAAMLNGGKLIEPTFLPRTEDQAMSHASQVIKPNTSDMMRYLFRLNVEKGSGRRAEVPGYFVGGKTGTAEKVVNGRYSNDKRFNAFLAGFPVNDPQYIVLVVLDEPKPEKPGMSATSGLNTTVVVGNIIRRSAALLGVKPDFGHESGALLVSTQ, via the coding sequence ATGATCGGTCGGTGGCGCAAGAAGCAGGAACCGGATATCGGCAGCGAACGCATCGTCGTCGAGGGCGTCGCCAAATCCACGGGCGGGCGGGCGCGTACGCGCATCCTGATGACGATGGCGGTGTTTTTCAGCATCTATGGCGTCATCGGGGGACGGCTTGCCTATCTCGGCATGCAGGATTTGGAGCAGGGCGGGCCGATGGCCTCCCGCGTCACAGCCTCGCGGCCCGATATCGTGGATCGCAACGGTGAAGTTCTGGCGACCGACATCAACACGGCTTCGCTGTTCGCCGAGCCGCGCCGGATCGTCGATGCCGACGAAGCGCTTGAAAAACTGCTGACGGTCCTGCCCGATCTCAACATCGAGCAGACCTACAACCGCCTGCGCAGCGATGCCGGCTTCATGTGGCTGCGCCGTCAGTTGTCGCCGCGCCAGCAGCAGGCGATCATGCAACTGGGCATTCCCGGTATCGGCTTCCGCAGCGAAAAGCGCCGCTTCTACCCCGGCGGTCCGACCGCCTCTCACATCCTCGGCCTCGTCAATGTCGACAACAAGGGCATTTCGGGGATGGAGAAGTATATCGACGATCAGGGCCTTGCCGATTTGCAGGCAAGTGGTCTCGCCGTCGCGAAGGATCTCGAGCCGGTTCGGCTGTCGCTGGATTTGCGCGTACAGCACATCCTGCATGACGAACTCACGCAGGCGATGGAGCGCTATCATGCGATCGGCGCCGGCGCGGTGGTGCTGGACGCAAAGACGGGCGAGGTCGTCGCGATGGCGTCGCTGCCCGATTACGACCCCAACAATCCGTTCAATGCCCAGGAAAAGGACCGGCTCAACCGGATGTCCGCGGGCGTCTACGAGATGGGCTCGACCTTCAAGGGCTTCACGCTGGCAATGGCGCTCGACGCCGGCACGGCGACGCTGAACAGCCGCTTCGACGCCTCCCGGCCGATCCAGATCGCGCGCCATACGATCCGCGACTTCCACGGCAAGGGCAGGGTGCTCACCGTGCCGGAAGTCTTCATCTACTCGTCCAACATCGGAACGGCCCGGATGGCCGAGACGGTCAGCGTTCAGGATCACCGCGCCTTCTTCGAGAAGATCGGCCTTCTGACGCGGTTGAGGACGGAACTTCCCGAGGTGGCGACGCCGACCGAGCCGAGGGAGTGGAAGCGCATCCACCAGATCACGATCTCGTTCGGCCACGGTGTCGCAACGACGCCTTTGCAGACTGCGGTTTCTGCTGCGGCGATGCTCAATGGCGGCAAGCTGATCGAGCCGACATTCCTTCCACGCACCGAAGACCAGGCGATGTCGCATGCGTCGCAGGTGATCAAGCCGAACACCAGCGACATGATGCGCTATCTCTTCCGCCTGAACGTGGAAAAGGGCTCCGGGCGTCGTGCCGAGGTTCCCGGTTACTTCGTGGGCGGCAAGACCGGCACCGCGGAAAAAGTCGTGAACGGCCGCTACTCCAACGACAAGCGCTTCAACGCCTTTCTGGCGGGATTCCCCGTCAACGATCCGCAATACATCGTTCTCGTCGTTCTCGACGAACCCAAGCCGGAAAAGCCCGGCATGAGCGCGACGTCAGGCCTGAACACGACGGTCGTGGTCGGCAACATCATTCGCCGCTCTGCCGCCCTGCTTGGCGTAAAGCCCGATTTCGGCCATGAAAGTGGGGCCCTTCTCGTCTCGACACAGTGA
- a CDS encoding UDP-N-acetylmuramoyl-L-alanyl-D-glutamate--2,6-diaminopimelate ligase produces the protein MKLDQFTGVLPGIDRNGEVEVAGIASDSRQVTHGFLFAALPGTRSDGAAFAADAVARGAIAIIAGQGAIDADLGVPVLRVDDPRRTLALVAARFHGRQPETMVAVTGTSGKTSVASFVRQIWEQAGFAAASIGTTGVVAPGRNDYGSLTTPDPIALHKLLAELAEAGVSHASMEASSHGLDQRRLDGVVLAAGGFTNLGRDHMDYHPTVEDYHRAKMRLFTELLPKGAPAVIFADDPWSGPTIAAAQSAGLEVLTVGRAGTFLQLKRVEHERHRQRAEISAAGAIHEIDLPLAGDFQVSNALVAAGLAIATGLDSGQALRALERLKGASGRLELVGTTAAGAPVYVDYAHKPDALENVLATVRPFTTGRIVVVFGCGGDRDRGKRPIMGEIAARLADVAIVTDDNPRSEEPASIRAAILAAAPDAIEIADRRRAIREATAMLGAGDTLIVAGKGHEEGQTIGDVTLPFSDHEEVRAALRERAA, from the coding sequence ATGAAGCTCGACCAGTTCACCGGTGTCCTTCCTGGCATCGACCGCAATGGAGAGGTCGAGGTCGCGGGGATTGCATCGGATTCGCGCCAGGTAACCCACGGGTTTCTGTTCGCGGCGCTGCCCGGCACGCGATCTGACGGCGCAGCCTTCGCGGCCGATGCCGTTGCGCGCGGCGCGATCGCTATCATCGCCGGACAGGGCGCGATCGATGCCGACCTCGGTGTGCCCGTGTTGCGCGTGGACGACCCGCGCCGCACGCTCGCTCTCGTCGCTGCCCGTTTCCATGGACGCCAGCCCGAAACCATGGTCGCCGTCACCGGCACCAGCGGCAAGACCTCGGTCGCGTCGTTCGTTCGCCAGATCTGGGAGCAGGCAGGGTTTGCCGCGGCAAGCATCGGCACCACGGGTGTCGTCGCGCCGGGCCGCAACGACTACGGCTCTCTCACGACACCGGACCCGATCGCCTTGCACAAGCTGCTGGCCGAACTCGCGGAGGCCGGGGTAAGCCATGCGTCCATGGAGGCGTCGAGCCACGGTCTCGACCAGCGCCGGCTGGACGGCGTCGTGCTTGCGGCCGGCGGCTTCACCAATCTGGGCCGCGACCACATGGATTATCATCCGACGGTCGAGGACTATCATCGCGCCAAGATGCGGCTGTTCACGGAGCTGCTGCCGAAAGGCGCTCCCGCCGTGATCTTCGCCGACGATCCCTGGTCCGGTCCGACGATCGCGGCCGCGCAGTCGGCGGGGTTGGAGGTTCTGACGGTCGGCAGGGCGGGAACGTTCCTGCAACTCAAACGCGTCGAGCATGAGCGTCATCGCCAGCGCGCCGAGATCAGCGCTGCGGGAGCGATCCATGAGATCGATCTGCCGCTCGCGGGCGATTTCCAGGTTTCGAATGCACTGGTGGCTGCCGGGCTCGCCATCGCGACCGGGCTGGATTCGGGCCAGGCGTTGCGCGCGCTCGAACGCTTGAAGGGCGCATCCGGCCGCCTCGAACTCGTGGGCACGACCGCTGCCGGTGCGCCGGTCTATGTCGATTACGCGCACAAGCCCGACGCGCTGGAGAATGTGCTGGCGACCGTGCGGCCGTTCACGACTGGCCGCATCGTCGTGGTGTTCGGCTGCGGTGGCGATCGCGATCGCGGCAAGCGGCCCATCATGGGCGAGATCGCGGCGCGGCTTGCCGATGTGGCGATCGTCACGGACGACAATCCGCGCTCCGAAGAACCGGCCTCCATCCGCGCGGCGATATTGGCGGCCGCTCCAGACGCGATCGAAATCGCCGATCGCCGTCGTGCCATTCGCGAGGCGACCGCCATGCTCGGCGCCGGCGACACGCTGATCGTAGCCGGCAAGGGGCATGAGGAAGGCCAGACGATCGGCGACGTAACGCTTCCCTTCTCCGATCATGAAGAAGTGCGTGCCGCTCTTCGGGAGCGTGCCGCATGA